The Dunckerocampus dactyliophorus isolate RoL2022-P2 chromosome 1, RoL_Ddac_1.1, whole genome shotgun sequence genome has a segment encoding these proteins:
- the bcas2 gene encoding pre-mRNA-splicing factor SPF27 isoform X2 produces MAAALVEEETRRYRPTKNYLSYLATPDFSAFETEIMKNEFERLASRQPMDLLSMKRYELPAPSSGQKNDITAWQECVNNSMAQLEHQAVRIENLELMSQYGTNAWKVYNDNLAFMIEMAQKELQKFRKQIQDLNWQRKNDQLAGGAKLRELESNWVSLVSKNYEIERAIVQLENEIGQLKQQQGDENKENIRQDF; encoded by the exons atg gCTGCAGCATTAGTGGAGGAGGAGACCAGAAGATACAGACCAACCAAGAACTACCTAAGCTACCTGGCTACGCCTGACTTTTCTGCTTTTGAG ACTGAAATCATGAAGAATGAATTTGAGCGCCTGGCATCTCGGCAGCCCATGGACCTCCTGAGTATGAAGAG GTATGAGCTGCCAGCACCGTCTTCGGGTCAGAAGAACGACATAACCGCTTGGCAGGAGTGTGTCAACAACTCCATGGCCCAGCTAGAGCACCAGGCAGTTCGCATCGAGAACCTGGAGCTCATGTCGCAGTACGGAACCAACGCGTGGAAAGTCTACAACGA TAACCTTGCCTTCATGATTGAGATGGCACAAAAGGAGCTTCAGAAGTTCAG GAAGCAAATTCAAGATTTAAACTGGCAGCGTAAAAACGACCAATTAGCTGGAGGAGCCAAGCTGCGAGAGCTGGAGTCAAA CTGGGTGTCCCTGGTGAGCAAGAACTACGAGATTGAGCGCGCCATAGTTCAGCTAGAAAACGAAATTGGCCAGCTGAAACAACAGCAAGGGGACGaaaacaaggaaaacatcaggCAGGACTTCTGA
- the bcas2 gene encoding pre-mRNA-splicing factor SPF27 isoform X1 — translation MAGTASVAGDVFVDALPYFDQGYDAAGVREAAAALVEEETRRYRPTKNYLSYLATPDFSAFETEIMKNEFERLASRQPMDLLSMKRYELPAPSSGQKNDITAWQECVNNSMAQLEHQAVRIENLELMSQYGTNAWKVYNDNLAFMIEMAQKELQKFRKQIQDLNWQRKNDQLAGGAKLRELESNWVSLVSKNYEIERAIVQLENEIGQLKQQQGDENKENIRQDF, via the exons atggcTGGAACTGCTTCAGTTGCGGGTGACGTGTTTGTTGATGCTTTACCCTATTTCGACCAAGGTTACGATGCGGCCGGTGTGAGAGAAGCT gCTGCAGCATTAGTGGAGGAGGAGACCAGAAGATACAGACCAACCAAGAACTACCTAAGCTACCTGGCTACGCCTGACTTTTCTGCTTTTGAG ACTGAAATCATGAAGAATGAATTTGAGCGCCTGGCATCTCGGCAGCCCATGGACCTCCTGAGTATGAAGAG GTATGAGCTGCCAGCACCGTCTTCGGGTCAGAAGAACGACATAACCGCTTGGCAGGAGTGTGTCAACAACTCCATGGCCCAGCTAGAGCACCAGGCAGTTCGCATCGAGAACCTGGAGCTCATGTCGCAGTACGGAACCAACGCGTGGAAAGTCTACAACGA TAACCTTGCCTTCATGATTGAGATGGCACAAAAGGAGCTTCAGAAGTTCAG GAAGCAAATTCAAGATTTAAACTGGCAGCGTAAAAACGACCAATTAGCTGGAGGAGCCAAGCTGCGAGAGCTGGAGTCAAA CTGGGTGTCCCTGGTGAGCAAGAACTACGAGATTGAGCGCGCCATAGTTCAGCTAGAAAACGAAATTGGCCAGCTGAAACAACAGCAAGGGGACGaaaacaaggaaaacatcaggCAGGACTTCTGA